The following proteins come from a genomic window of Canis lupus dingo isolate Sandy chromosome 20, ASM325472v2, whole genome shotgun sequence:
- the LOC112666898 gene encoding olfactory receptor 24-like gives LDMDNQTRNFEFILLGLSEQPLQQQVFFGLSFSLYLIGCMGNLLSILAILLDPHLHSPMYFFLSNLSLLDICFASTTIPKMLVNHLCGHSTISSKACLTQMYFFITFGAADSILLSTMAYDRYLAICCPLRYITIMSVLRCALLVAVPWISANLISMVHTILMTRLSFCTNRIPHFFCDLNALIKLSCSNTQVNEMLVLVFGGSVVLIPFVCIMASYTPIAMAVWKVPSAQGKWKAFSTCSSHLCAVALFYGTIIGVYFNPASTHTTQKDIATTVMYTMVTPMLNPFIYSLRNRDLKEALWKLLKGNHLAKPL, from the coding sequence TTGGACATGGACAATCAGACCCGGAACTTTGAATTTATCCTCCTTGGCCTCTCTGAGCAGCCATTGCAGCAGCAGGTGTTCTTTGGTCTGTCTTTCAGCCTGTATCTGATTGGGTGCATGGGGAATCTGCTCAGCATTCTGGCCATCCTCTTGGACCCTCACCTCCATagccccatgtacttcttcctcagcaACCTGTCTCTTCTTGACATCTGCTTTGCCTCCACCACCATCCCCAAGATGTTGGTGAACCACCTATGTGGGCACAGCACCATCTCCTCCAAGGCTTGCCTGACCCAGATGTATTTCTTCATTACCTTTGGGGCAGCTGACAGCATCCTTCTTTCCaccatggcctatgaccgctatctAGCCATCTGTTGCCCACTACGCTACATCACAATCATGAGTGTCCTTCGTTGTGCCTTGCTGGTGGCAGTCCCCTGGATCTCAGCAAACCTCATCTCCATGGTCCATACTATCCTGATGACCCGCTTGTCCTTTTGCACCAATAGGATCCCACACTTTTTCTGTGACCTCAATGCCTTGATCAAGCTCTCCTGCTCTAATACCCAAGTCAATGAGATGCTGGTGTTGGTCTTTGGGGGCTCAGTTGTTCTGATCCCTTTTGTGTGCATCATGGCCTCTTATACACCTATTGCTATGGCTGTGTGGAAGGTGCCCTCAGCACAGGGGAAGTGGAAAGCATTCTCCACCTGTAGCTCTCACCTTTGTGCTGTCGCTCTCTTCTATGGGACCATTATTGGGGTCTACTTCAACCCTGCATCCACACACACCACCCAGAAGGACATAGCAACCACAGTGATGTACACCATGGTCACCCCCATGCTGAACCCCTTCATATATAGCCTTCGGAACCGAGATCTGAAGGAAGCCCTCTGGAAACTTCTCAAAGGAAACCACTTGGCTAAGCCTCTTTGA